Genomic DNA from Vagococcus luciliae:
AGGTCAACCAGAAGTTCTGACATTAAAAGATGTTGTAAACTATCAAGGAACTGTGGAATTTACTAAAGTCGATGAAACAGGAAAAGGCTTAGAAGGCGCAATCTTTGAAGTATTAAATAAAGAGGGTAAGACAGTTCAAGCAAATATTACGGGTGATAAAGATGGTAAATTTGTAGTCGAGCACTTATCACCAGGCGAGTATGAATTAGTTGAAACCAAAGCGCCGACAGGTTATATCTTAAATACTGAAAAAGTATCTTTCAAAGTAGAAGCAACACATAAAGGTCAACCAGAAGTTCTAACATTAAAAGATGTTGTGAACTATCAAGGAACTGTGGAATTTACTAAAGTCGATGAAACAGGTAAAGGCTTAGAAGGTGCAATCTTTGAAGTATTAAATAAAGAGGGTAAAACAGTTCAAGAGAATATTACGGGTGATAAAGACGGTAAATTTGTAGTCGAACACTTATCACCAGGCGAATATGAATTAGTTGAAACCAAAGCCCCAACAGGGTATGAAAAATTAACAACAGCCATTAAATTTACAGTAAATTCAAAAGAAGAAGGACAAGTTAAGCCAATCCAATTGGAAGATATTGTAAATAAAAAAATTGTACCTAAACCAGATATAACTGAACCAAGTACAAGAGAATCAAGTATAAATAAACCAAGTACTAGTGAAACTAGTCGTCCTAATAGTTCAGACAGTACGAAAAAATCAGATGCAACACATTTACCAAAAGCAGGTGAGGATAGGGTGAAACATTGGGTTGTTTCTATTATTGGTTTAATGCTAATCGCGAGTATGTTAGTTATTTATAAAAAACGACAAAAATAGATAGACTAGGCAAGAGATATTTTCTCTTGCCTTTTTAAAATTTTATGAAATAAAATCTATTGTTTGATATTTTATGTTATACTAGAGCGTGAATTTCTACTAAATTAGTAATATAAATACATAGAAAATTAAGAGGAGTCTATATATGGGATTTGATCAACAAAAAGAAGTCGATAGAAGAAGAACATTTGCTATTATTTCGCATCCGGATGCTGGTAAAACAACAATTACGGAACAGTTACTATTGTTTGGTGGTGCAATTAGAAATGCGGGAACTGTAAAAGGAAAAAAATCTGGAAACTATGCTAAATCAGACTGGATGGATATTGAAAAACAACGTGGGATTTCAGTTACAAGTTCTGTGATGCAATTTGATTTTCAAGGCAAACGCGTGAATATTTTAGATACACCAGGACATGAGGATTTCTCGGAAGATACTTATCGTACATTGATGGCAGTCGATAGTGCTGTCATGGTAATTGATAGTGCTAAAGGGATTGAAGCACAAACAAAAAAACTTTTCCAAGTATGTCGAATGCGTGGGATTCCTATTTTTACCTTTATCAATAAATTAGATAGAGATGGTCGTGAACCACTTGATTTATTGGAAGAATTAGAAGAAGTGTTAGAAATTGATTCTTATCCAATGAACTGGCCAATTGGTATGGGAAAAGGTTTTGAAGGATTGTATGATATTTACAACAATCGTATTGAAATCCATCGTCCTGATCGATTTGATGGCGAAAGATTTTTACCGTTGAATGATGAAAGAGAATTGGCAATGGATCATCCATTAAAAGAGCAATCTATTTTTTCTCAAGTGATGGAAGAAGTAGAGTTATTACTTGAAGCCGGAAATGAATTTTCAGAAGAAAAAATTGCTAAAGGTGAGTTAACCCCTGTGTTTTTTGGTTCTGCTTTGACGAATTTTGGTGTGGAAACATTTTTAGAAACCTTTTTACAATTTGCACCAAAACCAAACGAGCATGAAACGAAAGATGGTGGAGAAATTAGTCCTTACGATAAAGATTTTTCTGGATTTGTCTTTAAAATTCAAGCAAATATGAACCCAGCTCATAGAGACAGGATTGCATTTGTTCGTATTTGTTCAGGTAGCTTTGAAAAAGGTATGGAAGTCAAGTTAGCGCGTGAATCGAAAAAAATTAAACTAAATAATTCAACGCAATTTATGGCTGATTCACGTGAAGTGGTGGAAGAAGCTGTTGCAGGTGATATTATTGGGTTATATGATACTGGGACATATCAGATTGGTGATACTTTATTTACTGGTAAAGATAGAATCGAATTTGAAGATTTACCACAATTTACACCAGAATTATTTATGAAAGTCACAGCTAAAAACGTGATGAAACAAAAATCATTCTACAAAGGGTTATATCAATTGGTTCAAGAAGGAGCTATCCAATTATACAAAACTTATTTAACAGAAGACTTTATTATTGGAGCAGTCGGTCAACTACAGTTTGAGGTATTCAAACATCGTATGTTGAATGAGTACAATACTGAGTTAATCATGGAACCAATGGGAACAAAAATTGCTCGTTGGATTGACCCATCTCAGTTAGATGAAAAAATGAGTTCAAGTCGAAATATCTTAGCAAGAGATCGATTTGACCAACCATTATTCTTATTTGAAAACCAGTTCGCGATGCGTTGGTTTGCAGATAAGTATCCAGATGTAGAATTGAAAACATTGTTATAAAAATAATTTGTTGGAGATTTTTCCTATAGTTTAGGAAAAATCTCTTTTTTATGTTAAAAAGGTGTCACAAATTAGTTACTTGAAACGTTATATATTATGAGAGTAAATATGGAAGGAGTTTATCATGAAAAATCACAGGACAGATAAAGAATTTTTTGAGTATGTATATGATATATATGAACAGAAAATATTTTATCAAGCTTTATCTATATTGAATAATAAAGAGCAAGCAGAAGACATTACTCAAGAGGTTTTTGAACAATTATATTCAGATTTTGAAAGTATAAAAAAATTTAATGATCTACATTTAAAAAAATTTATTATCAAAACAACAAAGAATAAATCGATTGATTTGTATCGTAAAAACAATACTCGGATAAAATATCTTGAAACTTATAAAACTAAAAAAAATAACAATGAAGAAGATAATAATGTGAATGATTATGTAGATAAAATGATATCTGAACAGGAAATACTAGATATTAGTAAGCAATTAAAAGAACCATATCTTCATGTTTTTTTGTATAGAGTTTATTATGGATTATCAAATAAAGAGATAGCAAAAATAATGGATTCAAAAGAAGCAACCGTACGAAAACAATTTGAGAGGGCTAAAAATATAGTGAAAAAAGTGATTGGAGGGATTCATTATGGAAAAGAATGAAAAACATGAACAGGAGATATTAGAAGAAGTAGCAAATAGAATAGCTGAAGAAGAGTTTGATAAAGAACAAGAGATACATCATTTTTCTTCAACCTATCAATCAAATAAACAAAATTTTTTAAAAAAGGTGTCAACAAAAAAATCAAAAACCAAATTTGGATTAAAACGTGTGTTGATGATAGCCATTATATCAATAGTTTTGATTCCAACAACTATTTATGCTTCAAAAGAAATTTATCAATGGATAGTAACTAAAAATAATTATGAATTAAATCTCTCTTTATATGATAATAAGAAATATAATCATGATCATTTTTATAAACTAAAATTTGATTATATTCCAATTGATATGATAGAAGATGGGGATTCAAATAAATTTAGTTATAAAGGCAATTTAGATAGTGGAGGAATTAGTTTTGTTTTATGGCAATTATCTGGGAAAGATGATTTTAAAGAACTTTATACAAAAGACTATAAGGAATTAACGATTAATCATCATCCTAGTATTGTCATTAAAAAAAATATGATGAATTCAGGAGATATTCAATTTGATACGATTGTTTATCTATTTTTTGAGAAGGAAGGTTATGTTTTACAAGCCTATATTTCAAATGATGTTAAGGAATCAGAATGGAAAAAAATGTTAGAAAAAGTATCTTTAGGAGAAACCAATGAAAAGGATGCTACTCATTATGGTATTTTAAGTAAAGACTTATTCAAAGGTAAACAACCAGAAAAAAATTACTATTTACCTAAAAATAGTTCTAATATCCATAAGATAGGTGATGCAGTAAATACTAAAGTTTATGACACGCAAGAGGTTTTATTTACCGTTAAAAGTGCCACTGTTATGGATAATATAAAATTATTAGATAAAAATAATTTTAATAGTAATTCATATGAACAGCTTAAAGACAAACAGTTAATAGCAAATGATGGTGAATTATTGCCATTTAATCAAAAAATAATCAAAAAAGGAGATGGCATACAAACACTTGATGAAGTAGTAGGAGAAAGGAAAGTAAAAACTAAATTTGTTTATTTGACAGTTACTATAGAAAATAAAAGTAAAAAAACTATTAAAGACTTATATTTTCAAAATAGACTGTATCTTTTAGAAGATAGTAAAAAAGGGTTGAGTGTTGCTAAAGAAGAAGTTGATTTCACTCCATATTCAGGAGAAGTAGATTATTTAGATAGACATGGTGAAGGAAAAAGTTTTTATAAAATGCCAGATATTAAACCTGGAGAAAAAAGAGCAATAAAATTAGGTTATTTTGTTGACAGTACACAACCAAGTAAGATGTTTTTACCAGTTTTGTACTATGATGATATTGAAAAGTTGGATGCTAAAGGATTAGAATGGATAGACATTGGACAGTAAAAAAACAACTTCCTTCAAAAAATTTTAATTAATTGAAGGAAGTTTATATTATTCTAACATCTTCTCCAAATCAAGTGGCACGACATAATTCACGACAGTCAGTCCTTTTTTATCTCTGAAACGTTGCGTACCAGATTCAAAAATAGTGTAAAGTTTTCCATCTGATACAGAAATTTGTTCTAAGTAGGGTGGTGCTTCAATCATATTAATAGCATCTTTTTCTAGAAAAAGATCCCCATCACCTAGTTTATAAACTAGTATTTTTGAGTTATCGTCACCATAAGAACGAGATAATAGCATATAGTCTTTGTAAAAAGTAATCCCTTGAATTTGGGTTCCTACGTGCATTTTTTCTTCAGGATTTAAAGATTTATCGTCATCTATTAATTCTTTTTTTCCTTTTAATGTTGTATCAAATACACCTTTTCCATTAAATAAATATTTTTCTAAAATGGCTTTATGATCAATTGAGAAATAACCAACATAAAGGGCTTTATCGTGATAAGTGACGTAAGATGAACGTTTAATACCATCTAATGTGATTTCTTGGTCATAGACAATGGGTTCATAATGTTCTTCCATGTTGTATGCTTTTAATTTATCCATTGAAAAGGCCACGAGTTCAGCTTTATTAGAATCTGTTGAAGAACATACCCAAATATTTTTTGCAATAGGATCATAGGTAATGCCTCCTACATGGGGGTGACCTTTTAAAATAATGGTTTTAATGTATTTGTGAGTGTTTTTATCTAGAACATAGACAACAGAATGGTGGGTATCATCATGACTATAAGATGAAATTAATAAATAATCCTCTGAAATCGTCACACCTTGGGGATCCATAGACTTACT
This window encodes:
- a CDS encoding peptide chain release factor 3, with the protein product MGFDQQKEVDRRRTFAIISHPDAGKTTITEQLLLFGGAIRNAGTVKGKKSGNYAKSDWMDIEKQRGISVTSSVMQFDFQGKRVNILDTPGHEDFSEDTYRTLMAVDSAVMVIDSAKGIEAQTKKLFQVCRMRGIPIFTFINKLDRDGREPLDLLEELEEVLEIDSYPMNWPIGMGKGFEGLYDIYNNRIEIHRPDRFDGERFLPLNDERELAMDHPLKEQSIFSQVMEEVELLLEAGNEFSEEKIAKGELTPVFFGSALTNFGVETFLETFLQFAPKPNEHETKDGGEISPYDKDFSGFVFKIQANMNPAHRDRIAFVRICSGSFEKGMEVKLARESKKIKLNNSTQFMADSREVVEEAVAGDIIGLYDTGTYQIGDTLFTGKDRIEFEDLPQFTPELFMKVTAKNVMKQKSFYKGLYQLVQEGAIQLYKTYLTEDFIIGAVGQLQFEVFKHRMLNEYNTELIMEPMGTKIARWIDPSQLDEKMSSSRNILARDRFDQPLFLFENQFAMRWFADKYPDVELKTLL
- a CDS encoding sigma-70 family RNA polymerase sigma factor; the encoded protein is MKNHRTDKEFFEYVYDIYEQKIFYQALSILNNKEQAEDITQEVFEQLYSDFESIKKFNDLHLKKFIIKTTKNKSIDLYRKNNTRIKYLETYKTKKNNNEEDNNVNDYVDKMISEQEILDISKQLKEPYLHVFLYRVYYGLSNKEIAKIMDSKEATVRKQFERAKNIVKKVIGGIHYGKE
- a CDS encoding YncE family protein, which gives rise to MKKLSLTILTIALFFVSACQSSSKESEQKDVAKQAEELKENYTDFYNLSYFPDISNGDTYPVPGLNETIVPLLDEPGKKSVSKSMDPQGVTISEDYLLISSYSHDDTHHSVVYVLDKNTHKYIKTIILKGHPHVGGITYDPIAKNIWVCSSTDSNKAELVAFSMDKLKAYNMEEHYEPIVYDQEITLDGIKRSSYVTYHDKALYVGYFSIDHKAILEKYLFNGKGVFDTTLKGKKELIDDDKSLNPEEKMHVGTQIQGITFYKDYMLLSRSYGDDNSKILVYKLGDGDLFLEKDAINMIEAPPYLEQISVSDGKLYTIFESGTQRFRDKKGLTVVNYVVPLDLEKMLE